Sequence from the Miscanthus floridulus cultivar M001 chromosome 16, ASM1932011v1, whole genome shotgun sequence genome:
acttcaacctattgtctgTGGCACAACTTTGTGACTtgggtttcaagtgcatatttggagttgatGATGTGGGAAATAATAAGTGTGGATGGCtcaaatttgatcttcaaaggctttagatatgagaacctCAATTTGgtggatttcaatgctagtgaagctcaactctcaacatgtttgttcaccaagtcaagcatgggttggttatggcatagaagattgGCACAtcttggaatgaaacaattggacAAGCTAGTTAAACATGATCCAATGAAGGGCTTGAAGggtgtgaaatttgagaaggacaaattatgtagctcttgtcaagccaaaaagcaagttgGAAACACACAGACTAGCAAGAGCATGATGAGCCCTAGTAGACCacttgagttgttgcacatggacttgtttggaccgaCAACATATGCAAGCATTGGTGGATACAAGTATGGcattgtgatagtggatgatttcaCAAAATACACATGAGTCTTCTTTCTTATTAACAAAAGTGAGGTGTTTGACATATTCAAGTCTTTTGTCAAGAGaagccaaaatgagtttgaattgaaaatcaagaaagtgagaagtgacaatggaagtgagtttaggAATGCAAGAgttgatgagctatgtgatgaTATGGGAATCAAACAtgaattcttggccaagtactcTCCACAATCAAacggccttgttgagaggaagaatagaacactcattgatatggcaatgtctatgcttagtgaatacaatgtgagtgattctttttgggccgaagctatcaacacggcatgctattgtagcaaccggcTCTATTGTCAAAGGCTACTCAAGAAGACAccacatgagctattgaatggaagaaagcccaacattgcatactttagagtgtttggttgtaaatgctatatcttcaAGAAAGGCACAAGGttaagcaagtttgagaagaaatgtgatgaagggttTCTACTTGGGTACTCCACatcaagcaaagcatatagagtgtACAACAAGACACATGGCATAGTTGAAGAGGTgcatgatattgaatttgatgaaacaaatggctctcaagatgaagatgagaatctagatgatgtgagaggcatacaattggtcaatgcaatgagaaatatggacattggtgatattcGGTCTAGAGAGGTGatagatgttgaagatgacaaagatcaagtgctccctCCTcaaaatgtgcaagctagtggttctctaAATCAAGCTCAAGTCCAACATGATCAAGATCAACAAGCTAGTACATCTCAAGTGAATCAATCAAATGACCAACCTAGTGCAAGTGATCAACCTCAAGTTCTCCAACCGGttcatattgcaagagatcatccattggatcaaATTATTGGTGACATTAGGagtggtgtgcaaacaagattaaGATTGGCATCATATTGTGAGCACTACTCATTTGTCTCATCCATAGAACCAACCAAGATTGAAGAAGctttgatggatgttgattgggtaaatgccatTCATGAAGAGCTCAACAACCTTGAAAGAAATCAAGGTTGGAAACTAGTTGAGAGGCCCAAGAagcataatgtgattggaaccaaatgggtgtAACATCCCACCTAAAAAATGGGTCGAGTTGGGCCGCGGGCACTGTAGCCAGGGGGACTATAGATACAGGATGGAAGCAGGTACTGTAGCGGCAAGCATTGTAGCGATGAGGGTACTGTAGCGATGAGTTCGGTTCGAGTTACTGTTGCTCTATGGGTACTATTCATCCAAAAATTTAGTACCATACTGAGAGTTGGTTGTTCACCAGACCGACTTAAATAGCTAGGCTAAGGATGCATAGTAACCTTTGGTTAACCGTTTTGCACAAAGCGAGGATGAAAACACAAGCGGGTTCTATGCCGGTGGGGCCCACCCCTCAGTAGAGTGGGCCTAGGGCATTACATTTGGTATCGGAGCCAACTCTTGCGGTTTCATGGGTGCGTGTGAgtcagttgcgcaggcatggtgcgcatgcaCGTGGGCCCAGTGAGGACACGACATGGCACATGCGCTGTCACTGGGCATACGAACATGGCTAAAAGAGGAGATTCTTGGTTAGTGTCCCATATAGGGAGAGCCGGTCTGGCACTCAACGGGGATGTCGAGTCCTTAGGGGGTGATTGTAACATCCCACCTAAAAATGGGCTAAGTTGGGCCGCGGGGGTACTATAGCGGGGGGCTATAGCTGTGGGCCGATTCAGGTACTGTACCCGGCGAGCACTGTAGCGTTCGGGGGTACTGTAGCGCTGAGTTCGGTTTGAGTTACTATTGCTCTGTGGGTACTGTTCATCCAAAAATTTAGTACCATACTAAGAGTTGGTTGTTCGCCAGACCAACTTAAATAGCCAGGCCAAGGACGCATAGTAACCTTTGGTTAACCattttgcgcgaagcgaggactAAAACACAAGCGGGTTGATATGTAGGCGGGACCCACCCCTCGGTAGAGTGGGACTGGGCCACGCGTCGGGCCTAGGGCATTACAATGGGTCTTTtgcaacaagaaagatcaagatggaattgtagtgaggaacaaggcaagactagtagcacaaGGGTACACTCAAATGGAAGGAATTGATTTTGGTGAAACATATGcctcagttgctagattggaagcaattagaatcttgctagcttatgcatgtgccaacaacatcaagctttatcaaatggatgtgaagagtgcactTCTCAATGGATATATCAATGAGttagtatatgttgagcaacccctAGTttcaaagatgacaagaagcccaaccaaggcactatatggcttgaagcaagcacctagagcatggtataagaggttgagggactttatcctctctaaagggttcaaaaTGGGAAAAGTTGACACTACTCTCATCACCAAAAAGATaggcaaagacttgtttgtattgcaaatctatgtggatgacatcatatttggatcaaccattCAAGAATTTTGTGAAGAGTTTCGAGAGATGATGGCTAAAGAATttgaaatgtctatgattggagagcttagctacttccttggtctataaatcaagcaattgaaacatggtacatttgttagtcaaggcaagtacatcaaggatatgttgaagaagtttggaatggaagaTGCAAAGCCAATTCACACTCCAATGGGAAAAATGGTCACTTGGATTTGGACactagtggaaatatggtggatcaaaagttgtatcggtgaATGATTGGAAGTTTGCTATATCTAACAGCATCAAGACcgaacatcatgtttagtgtatgcatgtgtgcatgaTTTCAaccctcaccaagagaaagtcacttgaaAGCTGTTAAAAGGATCTTGCAGTACTTGAAGTATACACTAGAGGTTGGACTATGGTATCCCAAGGGGTCAcactttgagttgattggatattcgaactttgactatgcgggatgcaaggtggaTAGGAAGAGCACAAGTGGTACATGTcaattattaggaagatcacttgtgtcatggtcatcaaagaagcaaaatagtgttgcactttcaaccaccaaagcggaatacatattggccagtagttgttgtgcacaattacttCATATGAAGGCACATTTGCAAGATTATGGAATCAAATTTGGacaagtaccattgctatgtgactgacaatgagagtgccatgaaGATTGCCaccaatccggttcaacactaaAGAACAAAGAACATTGACATTCACCATCACTTGATAAGAGATCATCAATCCAAGGGtgacatttcaattgagagtgtgggcaccgatgatcaacttgccaacatattcaccaagccattagacgAAGCATGGTTTTGCAAGGTAAGAAATGAATTAAACATCCTTGATTTCTCCAACATGAGTTGATGCAccccacttatatggcatgcctctcctccAACAAAGCAATGGTAAAATTGTTTGGCATGTGCATTCatactttgctaaggacatgttagTGCATAtagacatatctaggtgaaaaaTAGGAGCATTCATGAAAACCAAATGATTTAGAGTATATATGATggcactattgcttctatgcttgattgaTCTAGTGGTAAACATATGACTTGtttgtgagctagtgaacctagtgtttgatctagaaaatgagcaaacaagtgtttaactcaacattggcaagataaccattGAAAGAtgtgtgaaaaagcttgtcattggttcaaaccaagtTGAATTACTAATGCAAGttatctagattagaccaaaaaGAAGGAAGCTAATGAAAATAATCTAAGTATGAAGCTCAAAATGATTCTCAACTTTAAGTTATCATCTCCATTGATTTCAAGTTTATCAAGTGGTGTCCTCCTATATCAAGATGGTTTAACCCTTTTGTGGTcattaatgccaaagggggagagactGATGACAAAGATAAGAATTTCCTTTGTAAAGTagatgacatagggggagaagaTGGAGAAGATGGCGAGACACCAACCAAGTGGATATGAAGAACCATGGGCAACAAAGAAGAGAAGGGGGTCAACAAAatattgaagcacacaagtagggggagcaagctcataaacatgattgattgcatttgaatTGTGCATATTCATATGAATGTTTGCATAATGCACAAGTACTTAATTTcgatatacatgcttgtgtggtgtatgctagttgtagaaacTTGTATGATGAAATGACCAACTAGCATGAATAGGTGTCTAGCTAGATATTTGTTGActttcaagtggtactagagccttgctactaatgttgatctcatgaggtatctagtctTTGTTGTATCTAGCTATTCCATGGTGCTAAGGGTGATTCAATGGTGCACTCCgatggtatcacgcttcaaaggtccactctatacaccttagcatcatttggaagtaataactctcccacaattcatatccatgcatatgtgcaagccttTTAAATCCaaactctagcacatatgtagggggagctagtAGTACCAAATTGGGTTTGCATGACTTGTCCAACTCttttcatgtgatcatattgctTGGACAAGTGATTCAAATCCAAAATTaaatttaattcatatctttgtatgggttgtcatcaattactagaaagggaaagattgaaagccctagtttggttttggataattgatgaaacctatttggactaaccctatgctctaagtgtgTAGATGAGATAGGTTGGTTCAAGCCCAAGATGGAGCTAGATGGCATACCATGGTGGATGGTGTTGACCacaagagatgatcaagtgctccaacttggaaaagaagaaagaaaaaacaaaaccctatggagttcaaggcaaaggtataagatagggcTTTTGTTTTGACCAGCCAAGACACAATAGAGTgcgtgatcgggtttaggatatataaccgtactatgaagaggggaatTCTCATGGTAATTGCGGTTATCAAGTGAAACTAGGTGAATTGACTTAtggcatatgcattaggacctagtgagtgctaacttgacccttgaaaatgttttgaaaaatgctaactcacaTGCACTAGTGTTCAATACACTTTGGAGTTGGCACTTTAGAACAAGGGTtgaagaaaagaagagaaggagCTACTCTGCCTACATCAGACGGAAGTGGCACAAGCATCGGACAAATGACATCAGCATCCAATGGGAAACCCTAAGGCTCGGGCACACACAAAAGATGCATTGGATGATTAATACGTAGGCATCGGACAAATGGACTCTTGTCTGATGTCAAACCCTGAGGCTTGGGCAAAGGCAGAGCATGCATCGGACAACAGACATAGAACACATCGGACGCAATGCTAGCACTGTTCATTCATTGACTAGGCGAGTCAAAGTGCATCAGACAATGGAGTTTATCTGATGCTACCCCGTCAGCCTTGTTCAATGTGATTTGGGAGCTTCTGGAGCTCTTTAGTCATGCATCGAATGGAACTATGCATTTATCCAATCGTCATCAGACAAGAGATCGTGGAGATGAATGTTGGCGCATAACGGTCATATTCAATTGGCTAGTTTGTGAAGCTGAAagatcctaaatggctagagggggggtgaatagcctaataaaaattctacaaaaCACTTAGAGCAACTAATTAGACAATTAGAAAGCGAAGCTTTTACTCTAGCTCTACtaagtgttgcaagccacctatccaagcaATTCTAGTATATTATGATCTCTATGTCAAACAATgtctaagtcactactctctaaatTAGTGAGCTAGAAAGAGCTAATTAATTCTAACTAGAGAACAACTACTAGcaactacaactaccactacacAAGTATATAGGGAAGTAATGCAAGTGATAGAGATAGTTACCAACactggcaagagacaatcaatcacaatatgaatatCAAATGAACATCGAGAGATATCCAATGAGACAAAGGACACACGATCttttcctgaggttcacgtgcttgccagcacgcaAGTCCCCATTGTATTGAccacacacttggtggttcggtggctaataggtgtttcaAACCAAGCCCAACAAATGGGCACCACAATAActaacccacaagtgagggtaactcaataacacgagcaatttactagagttaccctTTGGCTCTTCGCTAGGagggcacaagacccctcacaagatCACCAAagctggccatgaacaatcaccaacacgtttCGAAGCTCCACTGCTACTCCAAGCTGTATAGgtggcggcaactaccaagagttACAAGAAAACTATAGCTCAAACGAtctcaagtgccactagatgctcaaacacaatgcaaatgcacttggatcactcccaatctcactttgaATGATCAACACATGAACTAGATGAGTGGGAGAGAATAGAGTATGCTCACAAGGTGTATCAATGAGTTAgagagccaagagagtgagcaagagccaGCCACCATGTTTTTATAGAGCCCCCAAATCTCAACTAGCTGTTACCCCACACATTGGGCTGACCGCGTAGGCATCAGACGATGTAGCAGGGGCATCAGATGCTATGGTAGCGTCcgatgtgccacatgtcaaagCCCGGTGAGTCGGCCATTTGAATTCGACTATTGTCGCTCTCTGTTAGATAGCATCCGACGCAACCATCGGACGCTACACCCAAATCATCTTATGTCCGTTAAATTCACACCGAGGTTCCAGAGAGGGCCAAACATATCAGACGCATCCGATGGGGTCACATTGGACCCTAACCAGCATCCGATGCCCTCTGACTCACTTGGTCAGTATATGAATAGTGTTAGCGTTGCATCCAGTGTGTCACTCTTCAGTGTCCGATGCTCTGCTGTAGCCTCTGCCGTGCTAGGGTTAGCCATTGGATGCTACGCCTTAGCGTCCGATGCCTTTCTCTTTAGCGTCCGATGCAGCCAGGGTAGATACAATTCTTCCAACATTTCAACCCTTGTGCAAAAGTGCTAGCTCCAAGTATTTCCAAAACTTGTGTGAGTGAGTTAGCAATTTCTCAAAGCATTTTCAAAGGGTTGTTAGCATTCACTAGATCCTAATGCAAATGCATGGAATtcattcacctagtggcactttgataactgcaatCGCAAATGATTTTCTCCTCTTAATAGtctggctatcaatcctaaatacactcacaccctctatgatgtcttgagtgccaaaacaaaaacctatttgatacctttgccttgatcacaatgattttttgtttttctcttttttcttttcaagttggagcacttgatcatttcTTTTAGtcacctccatcaccatgaccatcatctagctccatcacttggtcTCGGACCATCCTATCTTGTCTACATACTTAGATCATGGATTAGTCCATAGGTtttatcaattagccaaaactaaactagggctttcaatctctccctttttggtaattgatgacaaccttcacAAAGATAGATATTCAATTAAGATTTGAATTTGAGTTGCTTGCCCAAGCTTTTTGTTCATGAATAGAATTGGACAATCACCATAAATTCgattttggtagcattagctccccctacatatgtgctaagagtttggattgaaagcttgcacatatgcatagaattaaattgtgggagagtaatgactaccaaatgatgctagggTGTagagaatggacctttgaagcatgataccaatcagagttgccaaTGTACactatccttagcatcatggttagctagataccacttgcgAAATAAACacaaactagatacctcatgagatcaacattagaaaaaaggctctagtaccacttgtgaaaacaaaggtatatctagctatcacctatgcatgctagtattcaaatcatcaatcaagttctaccactagcatacaccatacaatCATATATCTTGAATTTAAAAATTTGTGCAATGCAAGCAACCATATGTAAGTGCACAtccaaatgcatcaatcaagtttatgagcttgctccccctacttgtgtgctaaaATTTTTTAATTGATCTATATCTCTCCTCCTTTGTTCATTTCTCTTTATCTTTGTgactttctctccccctttgtcattaattgcCATAAAAGATATGGCTCAAATTTTAGGTTGAGtaagtcaatcaatggggtgattaAGGACCACTAATtcatttggttcaatctagatcatttgcaaaatatatttaactcggtttgaaccaatggcaagcttcttcacaccacttgcaagggttatcttgacaatgttgagttaaacacttttgAGCTCATTATCTAgaccaaacactaggttcacaagcccataaacatgttatatgttaccactagatcatatcaagcatagaagcaatagtggcacatataatcatcaaattcttttgattttcatgaatgaacctaATAGACCACTTGTTATGCCTAAATGAACTAATCAAGTCCTTAGCAATATATGAAtgtatgccaatcaacttttaccttgtttagctcaaaggagaggcatgtcatatgtgTGGGGGTGTATCAattcatattggagaagtcaagtatgttcaactcattttttagcttgcaaaatctcttctcatcaagtggcttggtgaatatgtctgATAATTGATCATTGGTGCCCACACTTTCAATTACAATGTCCCCTTTCATTgggtgatctctaatgaaatgatgtCTTATGTCAATGTGCTTGGTTCTTGAATGTTGGACCGGATTGTTGGTAAGCTTCatgacactttcattgtcacatagcaatggcacttatttgtatttgattccaaagtcatccaAAGTTGCTCTAATCCATAGCAATTGTGCACAACAATTATCGATCGAAATGTACTcagcttcagcggttgataatgccacactattttgcttctttgatgaccaagatacaagtgaccttcctaatagttgacatgtaccggatgtgctctttctatccactttgcaaccggcatagtcagagtccgaatatctaaTTAGCTCAAAGTTAGaccctgtaacaccccggtgttatgcctacatataggcactgctaatcatacatgtcatgcatcatcaagcatcctaatcctacatgcatgatcttgcatataacaactgaaacattacttcgaaacatacgaaacatgtttgtgaaaagaaaatgatgcatacacttattagagttgttttgctctgattcttgcttgctagttgagtagaaattgttggttatgcttgtaaatcatctagaattgtttagcacaatttttggagcaaggtttgtatttaaattaattcaaaattttgcttccaaagtaaattcccaaaattagggttttgagttaaaatttaactttgattctataatttaaaatctagatagaattggactttggtcataaaagcaaagttgtagggaattaaattctaagcaactttcatttttggtacattttcaaaagaggtcattttcttgctcaaaataatatgtgAAAACTGTTATTTGAAAATTTATTGAAAATGGAAATTGAAAAGAATGTTTCTGTTTTCGTGGGCCGCCTCCTCCTTTCCGGCCCAGCCCCGCAAGCCGGTCCAGCGAAGCCCCCGCGCGCCTCGTGCTTCCACCGCGccccggcccagcccagcgccgcgctggcctgcctccgcgcgcctgctcgctgacgcgccgcgccgcgcgtccCGACCGCGACAGAGGAATCCCACCGCGTGGCGACTCCGcgccggcgtcgcccgccgcgcggcagccgtggcctggcaccgcgcccacgcgcccgccttcacctgctggtgcccgcgcactcgctcactcgcgcccgcacttcctccccttctcctccaaAGCCGCGAGCTCCGAGCTCCGCCATCGCTGCGctcgagctccgccggcgtccAACTCCCGAaccaccgcgccattctccaattcctcgtgccccgagctccgcctcgccttcctcgAAGTCGTGCTCGAGCTGctccgccttccgagcacaggtcgggcctccccgcgtctcgccgccgacggccatggcgccgctgtgcACGGCCGCCATGGAATCCGTTTTCTTTTCCCCCTCCAGCCTCGCATAGCTACCCTACCGAGCTCGCTTTCTCCTCGCACGTCTCCTGCGCTCGCTCGCTGGCATTGCTGTGGTCGGAGACGGTcgctggccgctggccgagccgcgccgccgcgccagcgcgccccggcgaggcgcctcgcctcggctggccaggccgagccaggccggggGCTGACGCCTGTTGGGCTGTTTCcccctccctcgcgctcgggccacgcaggccggtgatggccatgggccagctgttcccttcgggccggcccagtagagttttgaagaattgttttcagtttattctttattatttgaaaatagaaatggtttgaaaaatgtttggatgatcaaacttgctccaaatttgttgaaacaaattttgctagattccttatcatcagatctacttgggaaaatttttgcatgtcatttttgggatacttttctgtaggattttatttaatcatgtaaattgctgataacttgaaaaatgtgtataaaaatatataggcttcagaaaaatatgatttcaagtttgttcatcttcttatgtcatgtacttcctaaggaaaatatgtttcatgcatgtgctgtggaaaactttggaggtgtagttcaagtgcctttaatagctgatttttgttatttttgctagagagcaaaatttgtataaaacatgcatgtggtaatttttgtacagtcattgtatgctatgaataacctaggaaaaatattaattctgttgtttgacacttttcatagtacaaagtaatttcatgctcattttcatgctatagcttgtcatttttgtgtagg
This genomic interval carries:
- the LOC136510887 gene encoding uncharacterized protein — translated: MEAECFCFRGPPPPFRPSPASRSSEAPARLVLPPRPGPAQRRAGLPPRACSLTRRAARPDRDRGIPPRGDSAPASPAARQPWPGTAPTRPPSPAGARALAHSRPHFLPFSSKAASSELRHRCARAPPASNSRTTAPFSNSSCPELRLAFLEVVLELLRLPSTGRASPRLAADGHGAAVHGRHGIRFLFPLQPRIATLPSSLSPRTSPALARWHCCGRRRSLAAGRAAPPRQRAPARRLASAGQAEPGRGLTPVGLFPPPSRSGHAGR